The DNA segment TTGCAGCAGATTCTTCCATGTGATACATTCAGTAACCCTGAAAACGGTTACATCTTCGAGGGAGGTCAATGTGAGTTTGGTGTTGATGTCATTGTTTCCCTACCACTTACCAATTGGGAAGTCCTCTCTTATACTGAGAAATTCTCTAATTCTAAGTTCTCTTGGGCTATAAAGAATTTTTCTGAGTTGAAAGAGAACGTTCTGACATCAAAAAGTTTTTCAATGGCAGGAAAGAAATGGTGAGTATATACAATATTGCACTATCAATatacactagattttgatccgcgctttcgaagcgcggatttattttttatttttttttcaattgacaaatatttagtaaatgtcacattttcatatatttgtgttttattttataaaagacttaaaatttttatctttatttatcgtatttcatattaaatgactatttatgtttaaaaaattaaactttatttttttaatgaattaagttggtataattctgataaattaattttattatggggttaatattttaattaaaaaattatatactttaaataaagatttatacttttcaataaaaaaatttaattatttttattaatgcttaaattatattaagaaaagaaaaaaataataattaagaatagttgaaaaaaaattatttgaaaaaagtaagaattgaatctgattttttaataggcccaaatggcccaagagaaatttgatgtgggctggatccaaaaataatgaccaaatatagatttgttattaatattacttaattgcccttaatgaaatatGCAATGTTAATGAAGGAAATGGCAgactaaggtaattatgacaataagatcctgctttaatagtatagatgtgtgctagttcaaaaaaaaaaaatacatgtgtgtttgtgtgcctaattgcgtatgaattaaaaagtttataatatttaatggGGTTAATGTTGTATAGGTTTCTAAAGCTGTATCCGAAGGGCGACAGTAGAGCAGATGGAAAATTCTTATCCATTTTTCTGTGTTTAGATGATTGTGATAAACCAAAAGATGATGAGAAGATTTCCGTGCAAGCAAATTTCCGAGTTCTTGACAAACGTGGATCCAATCATTTTCAATGCCAATGTATCATTCAAAACTACAgttacattattatttttttctattttcttactTACTAAACAACCGTTTTGTAgagtgagatttttttttacttgcaGTCAACTTCTGGTACAACGAACAACAATTGGGTGGGGGCTGGTTTGAGTTTTTGTCTTTACCTGAACTTCCAAAGGTTTACTTGGACAAGGAAGACGCGCTGAAAGTTGAGATCGAATTTAAAGCTGTTTCTGCTACCAAATACTCTCCCATTATCTAAGctctatatatttttacttttagaaACTCAATTTTATGTCGTTCTTCTACCATGACTATTGTGCTATGTCAGACTTTTTTTGTTGACTATCATTTGAATTCTCAAGTTCTAAGAAAACTTCGCGTTGTAGTTTGTTATACTAAGCATCACCACAAGTATAATCTCCCAAGCCCTTCCCCGCAATCGTAACTATTTGTATACTTGGCTTGGATCAGAGCGCATCAGTTTTTTCAGCTTTTGGAGATTTTACGGGATAGGATAGAACGAGTGTGAGAGATATAGAGTcgtctttttcctttcttcttgtaACTCAGTGAGAGAAGCTTGTGATCTTGTAGCTATAATCATAATGGATTCCTCTTACCAATGTTAAATTGATATTGAAAACTCGTACAGCTGCGTGTTTTCTTCTTTCTGGTAACGCACAAAACCTCTAACCAAATCGTAATTTGTTAGTTCTTAGGCCAAGCTTGAGTTAGTAAACTGCAAATTGATTAAACAAAGATTAACAATATATGGTAAGATATATAATAACAAGACCAACGTTGGTTTTTGAAGCTAGTCAAATGTAGAACCCAATAAAGAGCTTGAATTGTCAAAGTTTGTTGGCAAAGGTGATTTCATCAGTATGTGGAAGCACAAGGTATTTCCCACAAAATTCTATGTTTACACATAAACAAAAAAGTTACACATAAAGGCCACattgttttatctttcatggatcatcttatatctttttttgtaaatgattAAAATGACTAGTGGAGATggaaagaaaaatcaaacagTTTGTATGGGATTGTGTAGACTCGAGTGGTATTCTCAGTTGTAGGAGTTGCGGAGATATTGGGGGAAACGAGTTGGAACGACTGTCTATTCCCCCCTCTAAATAGCACAACCCTATGTATTCCCCCCCATGCTATCAACATCTTGACAAAACCCCCTAAAGATACAAATTCTCTTTACATAGCCCCCTTATCTCTTCAGTCCTGCCCAGATCCCCCTCTAATCTAATTTCGAAATTGAAGTTAAAAGGGTGATCAATTGCGTTTATGAAATAGCGATTGCCCACTAATTAAATCCCAACCCGACCCATTAAAATCTGACCCGaatatgtttaaatgaaatcgatttgggatttaataaaatatagggTTTGGTCTATCCCCTTCCTCAGGAAGAACAGAGAAACGAGGAAGAACTGAAATAGAGAGAGACGAGAAAGACTCGGTGAGACGAGAAAGAGAGTGAGAAtaacagagagagaaagagagaagaagaacagagagagacGAGAAACAGAGTGAGaataacagagagagagagagagaagaagaacagagagagacGAGAAACAGAGTGAGAATAAGAGTGagaataagagagagagagagagagagagagagagagagagagagagagagagaaagagagagaagaagaacagagagagacGAGAAACAGAGTGAGaataacagagagagagagagagaagaagaacagagagagacGAGAAACATAGTGAAAATAACAGAGAGAGAACTGAGAAGGGTTCCGAGAAAGAAAGGAGAGCAGAGGGAGTGACAAAGAAATTTCTGATCAATCATGAACAGCTTTCATCAAGAATCATGTTGTTTGTCTTTGATGCTAGGGAAAAATGGAGAGGCATCTGTTCAAATGGGTAGATGAAGTTGTGATTGATGAGATAGGAAATGTTGATGCAAAACGTGAGGAACTTGTGAATGATGTCAAGGAGCTGCGAAAGAGTATGATGGAGCatattgtgtttcaaaaaacaaGGTCTGATAAGATGAAGAAATGATGAGAACAAAGAGCACTTTGAGTTTCAAAAATCATATTGTCTGTGTGGTTTTGCTATATGTAACGAATTTCTTGTATGTGTTTGGAACATGTCTTTAAACTTACGTAATGAATTTCTGTCTCTATAATATGTGTTGGAACATGTCGTTGAACCTAAAGAACATTTCATCTTAAAACATGAGTTTAGACACAAACTTAAGTCTTAAAAAACAAGTCTTACATAACATGAGTTTAGAcacaaaatcattaaaaaaagttttacataACCAGCATCACAAAGTCTGactgaaaacaaaagaagataaTTGAGACACAAAAGTCACCACACCATTGGTTTCAACAAATCCTTCTTGGCATGATTTTTCTTCAAGTTTTCAACAATGTGTTTTACACATTTCCTATGCTCAGCATTTGGTAACTCTGTCGCAACAGCACTCTTCAGCCCCTTAGATCGATCTGAAAGTATTACAAATCCACTGCCATCTTTCAGAACTAAGTCTCTCTTGATTTGTTGGACAAACCATAACCAGTTTTCTGTTGTTTCAGATTGGACCACAGACCAAGCAATGGGATATATTTGATTGTTTGCATCATGCCCCACAGCAGTGAGCAACACACCTTTCACAGCAACCTTCAAAAATGTACCATCAACTCCAATAACTGGCCTACAATATCCTCTCCAAGTGTCTCGAAGATTCGCAAAACATACATAAAACCGATTGAAGACATCTTTACCGTCCTTGTTTTTGTAGGTGTCTACTATGGCTGTGGATCCGTTGTTTGTGAAGAGGATCTCTTCTGCATATCCTCGCAGGTGAGAAAATTGCTCATCGTACTCCTTTTCAAGCCATCTTAAAGCTAGAAGTCTCCCTCTTTGGCACTGGTTCCTTGTGCTAACTATTTTCCACTTCTCTTTGATGATGTTTTGGATTTCTTCAGGCATTAAGTTTGCATTTTGCCTTAGCTTATCCAAAAAAAGTCTTGCAATCACTGGACTCTTCAAAAGCTTGCATTTTCCATTTGGTGTGCAGCTATGGTATTTGTACTTCGTCTTCAGTAACCATTTCTGACTATCCTTATCGTACGAGCAATAAAGCCTCCACTTACACTTCCCACCGATGCCACACACAAATGAAACTTTTGTCTTATCCCACCTATCTTGCTTTATGTTCTTTCCCTTAGTCAAAGCATACTCTAAGACAACCTCTTTGAACTCATATACGGTGTAGTAACTACTTCCCACAGCTAacttatcatgttttctatttctcATTCGCTTATCACGCAAATCAATTTCATCCTCAGAATCATCATCTGAACTATCTGGAATCGCAGTCCTTTCAGTCGGTATTTCATCCTCAAATTCAGCTACTGATTCTTCAATCTCAAACAAGTGTCTGCCCAAAGTATCTTCAACTTCATCCATCTTACCTCCTTTACCAGACTTGGTGTTCTCATTCTCAAACTCACTTTCATAAACTGCTTCAATTTGTGTCTCAGCAGTTTCATCCTCGATCACCTCATCTCTGTCATTACAACCGTTCAAAGTAACTCCAGGTTCAAGCTCCTCCGAACCGTCCATGAAGCTGTCTCTGTCTCGTGGTTTCTCTATCTCGTCCGAACCGTCCATGACGCTGTCTCTGTCTCGTGGTTTCTCTATCTCGTCCGAACCGTCCATGACGCTGTCTCTGTCTCGTGGTTTCTCTATCTCGTCTGAACCGTCCATGAAGCTGTCTCTGTCTCGTGGTTTCTCTATCTCCTCCGAACCAGACTCTCTCGTCTCCATTGACTTTGTTTCTTCTCTCCCTCTCAGATTCTATcgtctcttttctctctctctctctctctctctgtgtcgTAGAGATCGTAGGAAAAAAAACCTCCCGTTTGATTTTAGGTTAAAAAGTCGGGTCATGCAGctcgggtcgggtcgggtcaCGCAAGTCGGGTCGGGCGGAGCTCGGATTGGATAATCGATTCTGTCTAATCGCGTTTTACACCCCTTAATCATGAATTTCGATTTTGTATTGTAGAGGTTTAATTGAGCAGAGTTAAAATAACTGGGGGTTAATATGAAGCAATTTATATGTATGGAGAGTTTCCTAATGAGATTAGTAGTTTGGGGGGGAATAAGTAGGGTTTAACTATTACAGAGGGGAATATGCAGTCATTCCAAACGAGTTTAGAAAGTCAACTAGGTCTCACTTACTTTTTCCTTTTAGATTTAAACACGTTGGGTAGACTGGGTACTAGAGAAGGAATAATTTGGCAAGTATTGTCGTAGAAAATGTTTTCGGCGATAAAACTTTGATTGTTAAGTGAAGTCCATATATAAAATCCAAAGTTCCAAACCTTATTGTTGtgaaatatattttcttgaacTTTTGTAATTATCATATTGtgatactttttatttttatcgttgtgaTATATACTTAAGAGGTCAGTTAGAGATGATTCCgataatattttaagatatatctTGATAAGTTATACTTTTGGAAATGATCGTttatgttgtatatatatacttctgCTATTCGACGTTGAATAATATTGGAGTTCGGTTTACATCCGGTTACACAAACCGATTGGGGATAAGAATATCCTTCATGTAGTTGTCATATTCTCGATATTCTAGCATCTGTTGTAACTAGtctgttgttcaaaaaaaaaaaaaaaaaaaaagaagttgtaacTAGTCTTGTGTTAGTGTGGATACTCCTATATCTTGGGAGCTAGAGTTGCATATAAGAAACATCGTATTCCTCATTCAATACACAGAAAATTCCAGTTTCTGTTTCTCACTTCAAATAATAGCTGAAAGAAAGTTACCaagtatttttttctctttttgaaaATGGGTTCAAACTCGTCAACCGCAGCTTCAACAGAAGTTTCTACCATTGTGAAGCACTGGAGAGAGCATCCTCCTTCGTCTTATTCCCTTAAGATTCACAACTTCTCCGAACTTGAGAAGTCGACTGCCTTATCTGATCATAAATACCAATCTCGTCTTTTCACCTATGGTGGATATAACTGGTACGACGATTATTCATTTGGTCTTTTAGCACCATAAACACACACTATATATCAAGCTAATGTAACATTGTTTATAAGAACAGGAGACTGATCATATACCCAAAAGGGAACGGAGAAGACAATGTGAGAGGATTTATCTCCATGTATGTGGAAATAGATAGCAAAAGCTTGATGCTATTCACATCACCTACAGAGATTTTTGCGGAACTTCGTTTCTTTGTCTAtaacaagaaagaaaacaagTACTTTACTATTCAAAGTAAGCTACATCTCAtgctctctatatatatatatataagttcaCATATAATAgtcaccatatatatatatatatatatatatatatatatatatatatatatatatatatgtgttctCAGATGTGGGAGTAAAACCGTTCAGTGAACTTAAAACGAGGTGGGGGTTGCAGCAAGTTCTTCCATGTGATACATTTAATAACCCTGACAACGGTTACATCTTTGAGGGAGGTCAATGTGAGTTTGGTGTTGATGTCATTGTTGCTCCATCCCTTACCAATTGGGAAGTCCTCTCTTTTACTAAGAAATACTTTGATCCTAAGTTCTCTTGGACTATAAAAGATTTTTCTGAGTTGAAAGAGGATGTCCAGAAATCAAACAGTTTTCCAATGGGAGGAAAGGAATGGTGagagtatatattatattgtaatAACAAGTACTAtgtagtctttttttttgaaacacaagtACTATGTATtcagacacatatatatttgtgtttgtGCATATGAATGTTAACAAGTTCATAATATTTAATGTTATGTAGGGTTCTAGCGCTGTATCCGAAGGGAGCCTTAGAAGCACATGGAAAATGGCTATCCATTTTTCTGTGTCTAGCCGATAGTGATAAACCAGAAGCTGATGAGAAGATTTTCGTGCAAGCACGTCTCGGAGTTCTTAACCCACTTGGATCCTATCACTTTGAATATCCATGTATCTTTTAAAACACAGttacattgttttttttctattttcttactaaCCTAACTAAACAACAGACTACAG comes from the Brassica napus cultivar Da-Ae chromosome A7, Da-Ae, whole genome shotgun sequence genome and includes:
- the LOC125576180 gene encoding probable inactive serine/threonine-protein kinase fnkC, producing the protein MGSSSTEVSTIVKNWREHPPASYSLKIHSFSQFENSSSSSDDKYQSRLFSSGRYKWYRLIVYPKGNEKDNGSGFISMYVEIDSKSLMVFTPPTEVFAEIRFFIYNKKENKYFTIQDVEVKRFNALKTVWGLQQILPCDTFSNPENGYIFEGGQCEFGVDVIVSLPLTNWEVLSYTEKFSNSKFSWAIKNFSELKENVLTSKSFSMAGKKWFLKLYPKGDSRADGKFLSIFLCLDDCDKPKDDEKISVQANFRVLDKHFFLLAVNFWYNEQQLGGGWFEFLSLPELPKVYLDKEDALKVEIEFKAVSATKYSPII
- the LOC106355872 gene encoding uncharacterized protein LOC106355872; amino-acid sequence: MGSNSSTAASTEVSTIVKHWREHPPSSYSLKIHNFSELEKSTALSDHKYQSRLFTYGGYNWRLIIYPKGNGEDNVRGFISMYVEIDSKSLMLFTSPTEIFAELRFFVYNKKENKYFTIQNVGVKPFSELKTRWGLQQVLPCDTFNNPDNGYIFEGGQCEFGVDVIVAPSLTNWEVLSFTKKYFDPKFSWTIKDFSELKEDVQKSNSFPMGGKEWVLALYPKGALEAHGKWLSIFLCLADSDKPEADEKIFVQARLGVLNPLGSYHFEYPLETWYTEQSPGWGWAQFLPLAELPKVYLDKEDALKVEIEFKVVSETKYSFTEADPLEKDWVQLTPEN